The Streptomyces sp. NBC_01142 genomic interval CGGCCGATGCCGGTGACCGGCAGCCCGTCCGAGGTCGCGGAGTCGTAGTTGACGCCGTTGATGGTCTTCGTGCCGCTGCCCTCGGAGAGCAGGTAGAACCAGTGGTTCGCCGGGCCCGAGGAGTAGTGGACGTCGACGTTGCCGATGCCCGCGTACCAGTAGTCCTTGGACGCGCCGTCCTTGCTCGGCTTGTCCATGTACCGCAGCGGGGTGCCGTTGCCGCGGATGTCGATCTTCTCGCCGACCAGGTAGTCGCCCAGGTCCTGGGCGTTGTTGGCGTGGAACTCGACGGCCGCCGCGAAGATGTCGGACGTCGCCTCGTTGAGGCCGCCGGACTCACCGCTGTAGATCAGGCCCGCGGTGTTGGCGGTGACGCCGTGCGTCATCTCGTGCGCCGCGACGTCGATCGAGGTGAGCGGCTTGGCGTTGCCCGAACCGTCGCCGTACGTCATGCAGAAGCAGCTGTCCTGCCAGAACGCGTTGACGTAGTTGTTGCCGTAGTGGACCCGGGAGTACGCGCCGACGCCGTCACCGCGGATGCCGCTGCGGCCGTGCACGTTCTTGTAGTAGTCCCAGGTGAGCGCCGCGCCGAAGTGCGCGTCCGCGCCGGCCGTCTCGGCGTTCTGCGGAGTGCCGTCGCCCCAGATGTCGTCCGTGCCCGAGAAGAGGGTGCCGGTGCCGGAGCTGCCGCGGTTCAGGTTGTACGTCTTGTGGTTGCCGCGGCCGGTGTCGGTCAGCGTGTACGAGGGGGCGGTGCCGAGCGTGACCTGCCCGCTGTACTGGGTGTTGCCGGTGCCGTTGTGGACGGCCTGGCGCTCGAAGAGCTTCTTGCCGGTGGTGGCGTCGGTGATGACATGCAGCTCGTTGGGAGTGCCGTCGTGCTGGAGGCCGCCCACGACGGTCTCGTACGCCAGAGTCGGCTTGCCCTGCGCCAGCCAGACCACCTTGCGCGGTGCGCGGTCGGCCTTGGTCTTCGTCGAGCCCTCCGCCTTGGCCGCGCCCAGCGCCTGCTTCTCGGCGGTGGCCGGGGCGACATCGGCGCTGGTGTCCACGTTCTTGAGAGCGGCTGTGGACGCCTTGGTGACCGACTGCGTCGCGCCCGCCTTGGTCTCGGCGACCACCAGGTCGCCGCCGAGGACGGGAAGCCCGTCGTAGGTGCGCTCGTAGCGCGTGTGTGTGGTGCCGTCGCGGTCCTGGGTGACGTCCCGGACGACGAGCTTCTCCTGGGCGGTGAGGCCCAGTTCCTTGGCGGTTGCCGCCGTGGTGGCGCTCGCCTTGCGTATCAGCTCGGCGCGCTGGGCGGGGCTGAGATTCTTCGGCAGGGCACCGGGGTCGGCGCCCTTCGCCGCGGCCGTCGCGGCGGGTGCCGCCGGCTCGGCCGAGGATGTACCGGTCTGGAATCCGACCGCGAGGAGGGCGGCGGTGGCGATAAGAGCTCCGGTCGCGGTGGTGCGCCGGCGAGGCGTGGGTCTCACGCGAACTCCTTCTGCGAGGGGGGTACCGGTCTGCTGGGTGGGCAGGCCGGGCAGAGCATGCGGAGAGGTGATGCGTGGGTCGGGGGAAGAGTGGCAGCAGCGAACGCTTCCTGTCAGGAGCGCGTCAACAAAATGGCCGGAATTCGTCCGTTGTCCGAAAGGTCATGTTCGTTGAGCGGACATTTCGCCGGCCATCACCGCGATGCCGTCGAGCGTTCACCGAAGCCCGCTCTCGAAGAGCGTGTTGAGGTCCGGAACGAACTCGTCCTGTTTCAGGGGCTGTTGAGCAAGAGAGGGTTCACGGCTACGGAGATCGCCACGTACGGTGTCTCGTTCCGTGCCGCCCACTCGTTGTCCGCGATGCCCGTGTCCTGCTCAGTCCGCGTTTCCCACTCGGAGGCGATGGCCGGTCCTTGGACGTACGCGAAGAGCGTGAGAAGGGTGTGGAACATCTTCTGAAGGGAGTGGGCCGAGCGCATCCGCAGGGCGCGCAGCACCCGTTCGGCGAGGTTCATCGCGCTCGCCGAGGCGGCCGGACGCGTCAACGACGCCGCCGGGTCGGCCGTCCAGGGGTGGCGGGCGTAGACGGCGCCCGGCCACCGCGCCCCGATTTCGACCCCGGTGCGCCAGTCGGCCGGAACCGGCCCCAACGGCTGATCGCGCGCGACGGGCGCGGCAACCTGCCGGAGGGGACCGCACTGAGGGGTCAAACAGAGGCGCTCGTACGGGCCCGCGTCACGGCCGTCACCCCACCACACTGTCGCGCCACGCCCGGTGCAGACCCGCGAAGCGGCCCTCCCCGGCGATCAGCCGCTCCGGCGGGCCGTCCTCCACGATCCGCCCGTGCTCCATCACCAGCACCCGGTCCGCGATCTCCACCGTCGACAGCCGGTGCGCGATCACGACGGCGGTACGCCCGTGCAGCACCGTGTCCATCGCGCGCTGCACCGCCCGCTCGCCGGGGATGTCGAGGGAGCTCGTCGCCTCGTCGAGGATCAGCACCGCCGGGTCGGCGAGCAGCGCGCGGGCGAAGGCCACCAGCTGCCGCTGCCCGGCGGAGATCCGCCCGCCCCGTTTGCGTACGTCGGTGTCGTAGCCGTCCGGCAGAGTGCTGATGAAGTCGTGTGCCCCGATGGCCTTCGCGGCCTGCTCGATCTCCTCGCGGGTGGCGTCAGGACGCCCGATCGCGATGTTCTCGGCGACCGTCCCGGAGAACAGGAACGCCTCCTGGGTCACCATCACCACCCCGCGCCGCAGTTCGGCCGTGGCCAGGTCGCGCAGCTCCACTCCGTCGAGGAGGACCCGCCCCTCGGTGGGGTCGTAGAGCCGGGCCAGCAGCTTGGCCAGCGTGGACTTGCCCGCGCCGGTCGAGCCGACGACGGCGACGGTCTGGCCGGCCGGGATCGTCAGATCGAAGCGAGGGAGCACCTCGCCCCCGGTGCGGTAGGCGAAGCGGACGCCGTCGAAGACGACCTCGCGGCCCGGGTGTTGGGAGCGCAGGGCCGGCAGTTCCACGGGGTTCTGGGCCTGCGGAACGGACGGCGTCTGAGCCAGCAGACCCGCGATCTTCTCGAGCGAGGCGGCCGCCGACTGATAGGAGTTGAGGAACATGCTGAGCCGGTCGATCGGGTCGTACAGCCGCCGCAGATACAGCACGGCGGCGGCCAGCACGCCGAGCGCCATCGTCCCGGAAGCCACCTGGTAGGCGCCCCACAGCACCATCCCCGCGACCGCGGTGTTGGCGACCAGCCGGGAGCCGACCACGTAGCGCGCGTTCTCCAGCATGGCGTCCCCGTTGCTGCGCTCATGGCGGCGGTTGAGGACCCGGAAGTCCGCGTCGTTCGCACGCTCGCGCCGGAAGGCACGCACCGGCCGGATGCCGTTCATCGTCTCCGCGAACTTCACGATGACCGCGGCGATCGCCGTCGAGCGGGTGCTGAAGACGACCGCGGCGCGGCGCTGGTAGAGGCGTACGAGCAGATAGAGCGGTACGAACGAGAACACGGCGAGCCCGCCGAGCCCGAGGTCCAGCCAGAGCAGCATCGCCGAGATGTAGACGAAGGCGAGGACGACTCCGATCAGTTCCTGGAGCCCCTCGCTGAGCAGCTCCCGCAGGGACTCCACGTCCGTTGTCGAGCGGGAGATCAGCCGGCCGGAGGTGTACCGCTCGTGGAAGTCGACACTCAGGGCCTGGGCATGGCGGAAGATCCGCCCGCGCAGATCGAGGAGCACGTCCTGGTTGACGCGGGCGGAGACGCGAATGAAGGCGTACTGGAGGAGGCCGGCACCCAGCCCGCACAGCGCATACCCGACGGCGACGGCGATCAGCGGCCCGTAGTCGTGGGCGCGGAAGGCGGGTACGCCGCGGTCGATGGCGTACGCGACGAGGAGCGGACCGGCCTGGACGGCGGCCTGTTGGAGCAACAGGAGAAGTGCGGCGACGGCGACGCGTGCCCGCCGGGGCGCCAGGAGGGAACGCAGCAGCACCCCGGTCGCGCCCTCGGGCGCCGGGAGGGAGTCCCGGTCGAAGGGGTCGTCCCCGCGGGGCGCGGGCGCCGGCTCCGCCTCCGCTGCGGCCGGCGCGCTGCCGCCCGGGGGGCCGTCCTCGTCCTCGCCGTCGGCGTACGGCTTCGCAGTCGTCGATGACGTCATCGGGCCCCCTCCTCGGCGACAGCGGCAGCGGCAGCGGCAGCGGTGCCGGAATCGGTGTCGGAATCGGAATCGGCCCCCGACATCAGCCATGCGTACTCCGCGTTCGTACGCAGCAGTTCCTGATGCGTCCCCACCGCCGTGATCCGCCCCTCCGACAGCAGCGCGACCCGGTCGGCGAGCATCACCGTCGAGGGACGGTGCGCCACCACCAGCGCCGTCGTGTCCTGAAGCACCCTGCGCAGGGCCGCCTCCACCAGGGCCTCCGTATGCACATCGAGCGCCGA includes:
- a CDS encoding M4 family metallopeptidase yields the protein MRPTPRRRTTATGALIATAALLAVGFQTGTSSAEPAAPAATAAAKGADPGALPKNLSPAQRAELIRKASATTAATAKELGLTAQEKLVVRDVTQDRDGTTHTRYERTYDGLPVLGGDLVVAETKAGATQSVTKASTAALKNVDTSADVAPATAEKQALGAAKAEGSTKTKADRAPRKVVWLAQGKPTLAYETVVGGLQHDGTPNELHVITDATTGKKLFERQAVHNGTGNTQYSGQVTLGTAPSYTLTDTGRGNHKTYNLNRGSSGTGTLFSGTDDIWGDGTPQNAETAGADAHFGAALTWDYYKNVHGRSGIRGDGVGAYSRVHYGNNYVNAFWQDSCFCMTYGDGSGNAKPLTSIDVAAHEMTHGVTANTAGLIYSGESGGLNEATSDIFAAAVEFHANNAQDLGDYLVGEKIDIRGNGTPLRYMDKPSKDGASKDYWYAGIGNVDVHYSSGPANHWFYLLSEGSGTKTINGVNYDSATSDGLPVTGIGREKAALIWFKGLTTKFNSRTDYAGARAGTIAVATELYGATSAEVKSVTDAWAGINVGARPGGGDPDPGGVFENTTDVAIPDRGAAVTSSITVAGRTGNASAALKVGVDIVHTWRGDLVIDLLAPDGTAYRLKNSSGSDSADNVQTTYTVNASSEVANGTWKLKVQDVAAQDVGYINSFKLTF
- a CDS encoding TetR/AcrR family transcriptional regulator C-terminal domain-containing protein codes for the protein MGPVPADWRTGVEIGARWPGAVYARHPWTADPAASLTRPAASASAMNLAERVLRALRMRSAHSLQKMFHTLLTLFAYVQGPAIASEWETRTEQDTGIADNEWAARNETPYVAISVAVNPLLLNSP
- a CDS encoding ABC transporter ATP-binding protein, translated to MTSSTTAKPYADGEDEDGPPGGSAPAAAEAEPAPAPRGDDPFDRDSLPAPEGATGVLLRSLLAPRRARVAVAALLLLLQQAAVQAGPLLVAYAIDRGVPAFRAHDYGPLIAVAVGYALCGLGAGLLQYAFIRVSARVNQDVLLDLRGRIFRHAQALSVDFHERYTSGRLISRSTTDVESLRELLSEGLQELIGVVLAFVYISAMLLWLDLGLGGLAVFSFVPLYLLVRLYQRRAAVVFSTRSTAIAAVIVKFAETMNGIRPVRAFRRERANDADFRVLNRRHERSNGDAMLENARYVVGSRLVANTAVAGMVLWGAYQVASGTMALGVLAAAVLYLRRLYDPIDRLSMFLNSYQSAAASLEKIAGLLAQTPSVPQAQNPVELPALRSQHPGREVVFDGVRFAYRTGGEVLPRFDLTIPAGQTVAVVGSTGAGKSTLAKLLARLYDPTEGRVLLDGVELRDLATAELRRGVVMVTQEAFLFSGTVAENIAIGRPDATREEIEQAAKAIGAHDFISTLPDGYDTDVRKRGGRISAGQRQLVAFARALLADPAVLILDEATSSLDIPGERAVQRAMDTVLHGRTAVVIAHRLSTVEIADRVLVMEHGRIVEDGPPERLIAGEGRFAGLHRAWRDSVVG